One Ignavibacteriota bacterium DNA segment encodes these proteins:
- a CDS encoding FAD/NAD(P)-binding protein: MIGDPMTTQPVVIRKIIWENDDTFTLTLDLDGIGGGYAFLPGQFNMVYVFGTGEAAVSISSDPARPGTLDHTIHRVGLVTSALAQKKRGDLIGIRGPFGSSWPIEVAKGKDVCIASGGIGLAPLRPVIYSMLKNRSAYGRIIVLYGGRSPLDLLYRVELERWANDFEVEVLVTVDRGDSSWKGHIGVVTSLFQYIKLDARETIAYVCGPEIMMKYTIDELERRGVPQEQMYVSMERNMKCAIGFCGHCQYGPTFICKEGPVYPVPRVRPLLDRKEL; encoded by the coding sequence ATGATCGGCGACCCCATGACCACGCAGCCGGTCGTGATACGCAAGATCATCTGGGAGAATGACGACACATTCACGCTCACGCTGGACCTGGATGGGATCGGAGGGGGATATGCGTTCCTGCCGGGGCAATTCAATATGGTGTATGTGTTCGGTACGGGCGAGGCCGCGGTCTCGATCAGCTCCGATCCTGCGCGTCCGGGAACGCTCGACCACACCATCCACCGGGTCGGGTTGGTGACCTCAGCACTTGCGCAGAAGAAACGTGGGGACCTGATCGGGATCCGGGGGCCGTTCGGCTCCTCCTGGCCGATCGAGGTTGCGAAGGGGAAGGATGTGTGCATTGCTTCCGGCGGCATCGGCCTTGCGCCGCTCCGTCCGGTGATCTACAGCATGCTCAAGAACAGGAGCGCCTACGGCCGCATCATCGTTCTGTACGGAGGAAGGAGCCCTCTGGACCTGCTGTACCGCGTGGAACTCGAGCGGTGGGCGAATGATTTCGAAGTGGAAGTGCTCGTGACGGTGGATCGGGGCGATTCCTCGTGGAAGGGGCACATCGGGGTGGTGACGTCGCTCTTTCAATACATCAAGCTGGACGCGCGCGAGACCATCGCGTACGTCTGTGGGCCGGAGATCATGATGAAATACACGATCGACGAGCTTGAACGGCGCGGCGTTCCGCAGGAACAGATGTACGTGTCGATGGAACGCAATATGAAGTGTGCCATCGGATTCTGCGGCCACTGTCAGTACGGGCCCACATTCATTTGCAAAGAAGGG